TTTCCCTCTCCATCTTGCCTGCCTTCCATGCTCTCTGCATTTAAAACCAAGCTGCCCCTCCCTGTCTCCTGATAGTGTCCTCTGGAGCAGATGGCCCCAGTGAGTGACGTGGTGGATGTTCTGCCCAAGGTGAAGGCCCTGGCTCTGGCAGACCGAGCCATGTTCGACAGGGGCATGAGGGCATTCGTCTCCACCGTACAGGCCTACGCCAAACACGAGTGCAGCCTCATTTTCAGGGTCAAAGGTGAGAAGAAATTCCTTTTAACTTCCCTGTGTACAGACCCTCAAGTATGATGGTGTTGTTTGTTTATGCTATGGTCTGAGGAGAATTATGTTTGACGTCATCCTCCTCCTGTCATTGGTCAGATCTGGACTTTGTTGCGCTGGCCCGTGGCTTCGCCCTCCTCCGCATGCCCAGGATGCCCGAGCTGAAAGGGAAGAACTTCCCTGACTTCATAGAAACGACCATAGACACAGACAACATCCGCTACAAGGACAAGCAGCGGGAGAAGCTGAGGCAGAAGCTGCTGATTGAGctgaaggagaagagggaggaaagGGCTGCTGCCCCCAAGAGACACAATGATAAGAACAAAGCCTGGTCCAAACAGAAGAACAGGAAGGACCGCAGGAGGAAGACTGCTGCCAAGAGGAACCGGGATGAGGTATTTAGTCTTCTAGAGAATTAAGGGGAGGTTTTCCTGACCCAGATTAAGTATAGTCCTGATCTAAAATGCACCTTCAAATGGAGATTTCCCATTGACTTacatttttagtccaggactaggtttaatctgGATCCAGGGAATGGGCCCTAAAATGCTTTCAGAACATCTTTAAACATGGGAGCGGGGCCCATATGCAGAAAAAAGTAGAACATCAGATGACTTAATTAACCCTTTGTTCTCTTCAGGGCTCGGAAATGGACGATGAGGACATGAAGGAGCTGTTGAAAGACACTCGTCTCCTGAAGAGATTGAAGAAGGGACAGATCAGCGAGGAGGACTTTGAGAAACAGGTGACAGCAGGACCGAAGAGCCAGAGGAAGACAGCAGCATGCCTCTCAGAGGATCCACCCAGCTCAGCTGGAGAGAAGGACGAATGAAACACACCTGTCAGTGTTTTCCCCCAATGTTCTAGCAGCAGGTCAGGCTGTCCCACCTAGCCCTGTTTACCATGAAAAAAACAGAACGTTATATTTTAGGGGGGCCTTTATGCCCCGCCTACAGAACAACCATAGGGGAAATACTGCCTGTTACACTAATGAGCAGGTCAGGACCACCCATTGAACTAACTGTTTTACATCCATTACTCTGTTATGAACCACAGAGATACATTGCCTTTCAGGAATGTTATGTATACAGTGTAAAGGTATGTGCATCGTCATATTTTGTAATTAACAATCTATAAAGATAaactgataccagtcagtgtccCTTTTGAGTTTTTTTAATTGAGGCGTTTTGTTTTAAGGCACTgttataaataaagtttgataaGTTCATCGCTGACGGCAGAGGGGGTGAGGACCCCCAGGTCTGTGAAGAGGAGcgtgatgagggagggaggggtgtagTCGATCATGGGGTGTTCCTCTGACAGGTCAGACACAGTCCTCAGGGTGTCAGCTTTGTACtgcacagagaggagggagatgggttAAACAGTACTGAAGAGGACTAGAGAGAAAATGGAAAGACAGTTCAAATAGAGACGCGCCATGAGATGGAGCCAAATCCAAATTGAGAAATTGGCATGATAATCATAAGTTACCCACGAATGTCAATGGGAGATGTGCACATCATTTTGAATTGCATGTGTGTATCTCCAGTCAGCCCATGGCACAACATACAGTGAGTGCCTTCAGAACGTATTCATTCCCCtttacctactccacattttgttgttagcctgaattcaaaatggattaaatgaataataatccctcacccatctacacacaataccccataatgacaaagtaaaaactaaattaaatacataaatatcgAATTTATAAGTATTCactcccctgagtcaatactttgtagaagcaccattggcagcaattacagctgtgagtctgggTAATTCTAAgcattccacacctggattgtgtacTCCAttcttttctaaattcttcaagctctctgtcaaattggttgttgatcattgctagacaaccattttcaggtcttgccatagattctcaagtagatttaagtcaaaactaactcagCTACATTCATTgtctttttggtaagcaactccagtctaGATTTAGCCTtgttttttaggttattgtcatgctgaaaggggaattcatctccctgtatctggtggaaagcagacaaccatgttttcctctaggattttgcgtgtgcttagctccattccgtaaaTGTTTTTGCCTGAACAACTCCCcaatccttaacgattacaagcatacccagaacatgatgcaaccaccactatACTTAAAAATATAGagaatggtactcagtaatgtgttgtattggatttggcccaaacataacactttgtattcaggacaaaaagtgaattgctttgccacatgtgttgcagtattactttagtgccttgttgcaaacaggatgcatgttttggaatttaTTCTGttaaggcttccttcttttcactctgtcaattaggttagtattgtggagtaaatacaatgttgttgctccatcctcagttctatcaaagccattaaactcttaactgttttaaaatcaccactggcctcatggtgaaatccctgagcggtttccttcctctggcAACTGACttaaggatgcctgtatctttgtagtgactgggtgtattgatacaccatgctcaaagggatattcaatgtttttttacacatatacagtggcaagaaaaagtatgtgaaccctttggaattacctggatttctgcataaattggtcatcaaatttgatctgaatCTTCATCTATGTCACAACGATAGAcaaagtgtgcttaaactaataacaaattattatatttttgtctatattgaatacatcatttaaacattcacagtgtaggttggaaaaagtatgtcaaACCCTAGGCTAataacttctccaaaagctaattggagtcaggtgtcagctaacctggagtccaatcaatgagacgagattggagatgtcagttagagctgccttgccctataaaaacacaaaaaaatggaGTTTGCTGTTCccaagcattgcctgatgtgaaccatgtcttgaacaaaagagatctcagaagacctaagattaagaattgttgacttgcataaagctggaaagggttacaaaagtatctttaaaagccttgatgttcatcagtccacggtaagacaaattgtctataaatggagaaagcaCTGTtgttactctccctaggagtggccgtcctgcaaagatgactgcaagagcacagcgcagaatgctcaatgaggttaagaagaatcctagagtgtcagctaaagacttacagaaatctgtggaacatgctaacatctcttttgatgagtctacgatatgtaaaacactaaacaagaatggtgttcatgggaggacaccacagaagaagccactgctgtctaaaaaaaaaaaaacatttctgaagtttgcaaaagagcacctggatgttccacagcactactggcaaaatattctgtggagagatgaaactacagttgagtaaTTTTGAAGGAACACAAAACTATgcgtggagaaaaaaaaggcacagcacaccaacatcaaaacctcatcccaattgTAAAGTAtgttggagggagcatcatggctgcctcagggcctggacagcttgctatcagtcggaaaaatgaattcccaagtttatcaagacattttgcaggagaatgttaggctatctgtctgccaactgatgctcaacagaagttgggtgacgcaacaggacaatgacccaaaacacagaagtaaatcaacaacagaatggcttcaacagaacaaaatacgccttctggagtggcccagtcacagtcctgacctcaacccgattgagatgctgtggcatgacctcaagagagttgttcacaccagacatcccaagaatattgctgaactgaaacggttttgtaaagaggaatggtccaaaattactCCTGACCAtcgtgcaggtctgatccgcaactaccgAAAACATTTAGTTcatgttattgctgccaaaggagggtcaaccagttattaaatccaagggttcacatacttttcccaccctgcactgtaaaTGTTTACAcaatgtgttcaataaagacatgaaaacgtatcattgtttgtgtgttattagtttaagcagactgtctattgttgtgatctagatgaagatcagatcaaattttatgaccaatttatgcacaaatccaggtatttctaaaagggttcacatactttttccttgCCACTGtaccaataggtacccttcttcgcaaggcattggaaaatctgcctggtctttgtggttgaatctgtctgaaattcactgctcgaccgagggacattacagataattttatgtgtgaagtacagagatgaggtagtcattcaaaaataattgtattatatttcacacagtgagtccctGCAACTTACTAtgcgacttgttaagcacattttactcctgaacatatttagacttgccataacaaaagggttgaatactttgactcaagacatttcagcttttaattttgaaTCAATTTGTAAAAAATGTGAAAACATAATTCAATTTtgacactatggggtattgtgtgggccagtgacaaaacaaaacaatcaaattcaaattcaggctgtaacaacaaaatgtggaagaagtcaaggggtgtgaatactttctgaaggcactatatacaTTGCTGGTAGGGTCTGAATGGTTAATTCTCACCTTAAATCTGTCTGGGACGTCCTGCTGGTTAAGAGGGTAGAGACGGACAAACTTGAAGCTCTCCGCTACCACGTAGAAGGGCTTGTTGTGGGCTTTGGAACACACTGCCATCTGATAGGTTCCAATCTGTACAGACATATCAACCAACACTGTCACACTGCTACATACTACAATACATGTTTGACTTTATTATTAGGAGTTCATTGTTCCCAGAACACACCTTGTTGATGATGCCTCCACTCTCAACGACTCCTTCTGCTCCTACAATAACCAGGTCCACCTTCTCCAGGACATAACTGTAGGTGGAAAGATATAGAAAGGAATATGTATCTTTAACCTTTATTAAGAAAGGTAAGCCATGGTAGTGTTTGGTACAGTCAGTATTTACCCCACAGCAGCATCCAGGACCACTGTCACAGGAACATTGAGTCTCCTCAGCGCATCAGCCATCTGTTTCCTGGAGAGGACAGACAACATGTCACacgaactgtgtgtgtgtgtgtgtgtcttacgtgTTCAGTTCCCCCATCAACTTGTTTGCTTTGGAAATGTGTGTGTTGTCTCACCCGGCTGTGTCTGGCTGGGACTCTGTGACGAAGACTGTGAAGCGTTTCTTCTCGGCTGCAGCTTTCTCCAGCACCCTCAATACTACTCTGGAGGAGGAATGGGTCAGGATTTtctgagggagaaagaaagagatttgTTCTTCAAAAATACATCTTTCTTATAACATTCTTGGAATTTTATATTTGGGGAATTTTTTGGTACCAACATGGCGTCTATCAAAATCAGATTTGCCAAACTTAATTTGTCCTAAAATGTCTGCCCCCATGACTCACTCACCGCCCCGTCTTTGATGAAGGTGTGGCAGAGTTTGGCCACCTTGGTTCTGGAGAGAGAGATCTTCTCCAGGAAcagttctcctctctcctccatcaccttCTTACAGCGCGACAGGTCCTGAGACAAACATGGAGGGGGAGGTGAGGCCTTCAGAAAACTCTGACCTCTTCTGAGGTGAGGTGTATAGGGGCATGCCTAGTCATTTTTTCTGTTCATAAAATAAACGAGTGCCAATGAGCTGAAGTCTATCTGTGGTGTATTTCTAATAGAATGACAACATTAGAAGGGATAGAATGGAGAGTATTTAAACTTCTTTTTTATTTCATGGCAAAaatacctgagtgtgtgtgtgtatgtgcagtaGTCTATGGCTGTGTATGGCTGTAACCTGATGCTCCAGTGATGTGAGGCTGATGAAGCGAAGGAACAGCTCCCCTCCAGAGGACACGGCGACAGAGGAGTCCACCCCAGTCAGACAGTCTGTGGCCCACTTCAGGCTCTCCCTCAGACCCAGGATCGTCTCACCTGAGCAGGGGAGCAGGGAACACAGTAACATGGAGGGGCCGATTGTATCCAGAGATCGAATTACGGGGATCATGGGCGCTACCATAACAATTCAGGGAAACAGTCACAAAAGTATGAAATACCAAACTTGTATGacaaaaacacactattttgcttGGCATGATTTTGACATTAGTATGACTACTAGGCAGAAAGGAGAGTGGTCAGACCTTTGTCTCGTCTGAGGAACTCTAGCAGGGTGCGGATGGCTGCTACAGCAGAGGCCATGTCAGGGTCTGTCCTCATCTGGGTCCTGAAGTACTCCACCAACTCTGACAAGAGTGAGGGAGAGCAGTCCTGGGTCACACGAatgactaggctgctcagtaGTACTCTACTAATGAAGACAACAGCCATGTTTGTCTGTTCatttatctctcacacacacacacacacacacacacacacacacacacacacacacacacacacacacacacacacacacacacacacacacacacacacacacacacacacacacacacacacacacacacacacacacacactaccttctTTGTTCATTTCGAGGACTGTTGCATCTGAATTCTAACtatcggtagctagctagctatattctCGAAGTTTAGTCAAAGATTAGTCAGTGACAGCACTGGGCAGCAACTGGAACTAGCTACGAGGCCGAAAGTTGGTTTCTTATTTCTTCGCTGGATGGCAAAAGTGCAGTCAAACGTTAAAAACACATGTATCAGAAATAGAGGTCAGTTAAACCACAGAATAAACCCATGCGAAATTCTTTTTTCTAGACGTATTTCTGACAATTTCAGTCACCTGTCATCATGTCGCAATCTGATGACGTAAACTATTTGAaggcttcttctccttcttcgATTACGTTTAACGGCAGTTGGCATCCAATACACGTTGCATTACCGGCACCTACTAGATTGGAGTATAACTCCCTTATAGGTTgcttaaaatgtatatataataataataaatgatcAACAAATACCTTacaatctaaccctacactcactaAAAACCCACCACCCTACTATTTAAATATATTGAGTCCTACTTCAGGCCAACAGCCTGAAGGGATTggacaccaccacttaacacaccctgtaactcttctgatgtcaagtctcgcacacccaaatacctttctgcagctgccaccacaacctcaattttctgtGACTTACGTTCCACCTCTGCAGTACAATTGATAACAATTGCTATAAATCCAATCTTGCTGAAACATTTATCACTTGTTGgtctatccctctgtactggtacagttctactactcacaccactcccccttgacccatcttcctctactttcttccctGACTCAGCATACAACAatttctgcactactctaaccctggaaacctcaacctgcctctctcgcacctgacttttctgatccccagccccatggtcatttaagaacaaactcttatttacaatgaggccctaccccggccaaaccctaaccaggacgacgctgggccagttgtgcgccgctctacatgactcccaatcacagccggttgtgatacagcctggaatcgaaccagggtctgtagtgacacctttagcactaagatgcagtgccttagaccactgcgccactctggagaaaATATCCTGGCCCTAATGTAAAGAAAATATCTGGGAAAATCTGACAATAAAGAAATATCTGATCTAATCTAatttaaccttaaccataacctcaAGCATTACATAACACCCTAACCttaacatttaaaatggttaaggtaagggttaacttCAATTGGGTATGTACGTCCCAAGGAACCCAGATAGCATAGAGCCCCAAGGTGGAGATGTCATAATACCAATAAAAACTaggggtcaaacagggaaatggttccaattggtATTCCATCATTATTTTTTCCCATAGGTGATTTTTAGAATCACTTAAAATAAACGCAGTGTTtcattttgataaccatgtaaatctctctcggacaaggtgacttttatcactGTATTcatctctatttactctcagattggaaaatgctaattagcatcaatgtagacatcatgcaaaattACAAATCCCTGCAAACTCCTGCATGTAAtttctagctgacacctttgctaacaggtattgtgtcaatttaaaacttgcacaaaacagttcacagaattgtcaatttttccaatttattcattactacatttaactaacattagatagttaagagactcttacctttgcctcgattcggcagtctAGTCCAGATCATCTTGGCATTTGtagcagctaattagcgtttcatttcttttttggggggggggggggggtaaatgcagtcaaataaataaattaaatcaaGTCAAAATTggatacaaagtatgtggacacctgctcgttgaacatctccttccaaaatcatgggcattaatatggagttggtcccccctttgctgctacaacagcctccactcttctgtgaaggctctccactagatgttggaacattgctgcggggacttgcttccattcagccacaagagcattagtgaggtcggggacTGATGTTGGCCGTTtacgcctggctcgcagtcggtgttccaattcaccccaaaggtgttcgatggggttgaggtcagggctctgttcaggccagtcaagttcttccacactgatctcgacaaaccatttctgtatggacttcgctttgtgcacgggggcattgtcatgctgaaacaggaaagggccttccccaaactgttgccacaaagttgaaagcacagaatcgtctagaatgtcattgtatgctgtagtgttaagaattcctttcactggaacaaaaaaactgccccagaccattattcctcctctcaccaaactttacagttggcactatgcattggggcaggtagcgttcttttgacatccgccaaaccaagattcgtctgtcggactgccagatgatgaagtgtgattcatcacgccAGAGAATCCGTTttcactgcttcagagtccaatggcggtgaactttacaccactccagccgacgcttgacattgcgcatggtgatcttaggcttgtgtgcggctgctcggccatggaaacccatttcatgaagctagcAAACGGTTCTtgagctgacgttgcttccagaggcagtttggatttcggtagtgagtgttgcaaccgaggacagacgatttttacacgttacgcgcttcagcacaataacagtacttacagttgaccggggcagctctagcaggacagaaatctgacgaactgacttgttggaaaggtggtatcctatgacggtgtcatgttgaaagtcactatggagattgcatggctgttttatacacttgtcagcaacgggtgtggctgaaaaagccaaatccactaatttgaaagggtgtccacatacttttgtacatgtagtgtatcttattggtcttcatttaaggttagagttaggcataaggttagcagtgtggttagagttaggtttaaaatcagattttaagaagagaaattgcaGAAATGGGTGGGGTTtagacataattatgacataggGCACGCTCCTCTGTCCAAGCGTTACTGAttcatgccagatcttacaatgcctggataggtaatttagtatcagctaaccacatcatgggTGCATTCCTCTACCCAGGCATTACTGACGCATGCCAGATCCTACATCTGGATAGGTATTGTAAGTATCAGTTAACCACATATTTTCTAGCAATCGGTCAGGCGATGACACAGTTGATGACATGGCGCGCaaacattggttgatgcatgcaacatctgagcaggggaacacaaCCTTTATTATGACTGCTGACAATCAGTTGGCCTGGGCAAGGTGCATAGACTCTGTAGATTTTCTCATAATGGTGCCTTCAAGACAACTGGTGCCACGTTCAAAACTGGGAACTGGGAATTGGAAACAAATACATCTCTGACTTCCAAGCGTTCAAGACAACTAAGAACTCTGGAAAGAAAagctcccagttgtcttgaacgcactgaagtcggacaTTACCGCGTTCCCGagatcccagttgtcttgaacgcactgaagtcggacaTTACCGCGTTCCGagatcccagttgtcttgaacgcactgaagtcggacaTTACCGCGTTCCGagatcccagttgtcttgaaccaCTGAAGTCGGACATTACCgcgttccgagttcccagttgtttggaACAGGGCACAAGAACCAGAGGTAGACGCTGATTGCAGGTATGTACATTGTACACATATGTAATACACAcgtatgaaaaaatatataaagactGACAAAACAGTAATAGTTTTGAGCATTAGATTGTTCAGTCTGCCGAACAGTAATAGTCTGTCATTTTCATGCATCACTTCGTTTATTAGGTTATCGAAGGGGGACTTCAATCATTTTTGTCAACCATCACAAAACGTGTCAGGCCAAGTAATCAGTCATTGCTAATAGTCATGCAAATTAAATCAGTTTGTCAATAGTTTCAAATACAGAATGTTTTTGAGAATGCAAAAATGTGTTACAATTGTATTGAGTAAGTATAAAATCATCCATAATCTAATACTAAAGCAATCAAGAACAACAATCAAGAACATCAGCACATCAACACTGCCAATGAAACCATGATTTGATTGTGAAACCACTGATGAGAATAAAATGTTGACATGGTATCATTAGGCTACACTAAAATGGAAAGTAGGCTATATAATTCAATACTAAGACACTAAAAACATTAAATATTTTGACATGAGTAAATATGACATTGAGAAATGAAATTCTGTACTGAGTAGCCTATAGTAGGCTATACAGTACTGAATGAAATAAAATGAAGTCAATTACAGCCTACAGTAAAGAACCTACTTTTGCAAGCGTATATCTTATGCAATTTGCACATAAGTTACTGCATCTATTTTAAAAAGGCATACGCTACCATATGAAAGGTAGGTGTGAAGTCAATCAATTGCAAGCAAATACAGCCTACTAACAAAGTAAATGATTATGCAGCAGCAATAGAAATCTTGAATTATCACATACAGTTCAACAAGAAATGATCAAATTATGATCGTAATGCAGAGTAGCCCTTTAGCCAATATACTCCTGGACACAAATCAACATTAACCCAGGGTATTGGTTGCTATTTGATGGCTGTCGATGTACTCTGGGGTATTCTGGTCTAGGTACTTGTCATTGGCCACCCAGGACCTCAGCCTCTCCAGCTCATTCTGGTTGATTATCCCCTTTTCATTGTGATGATTCAAAATCTGATTGAAGCCAGCCTTTTAGTAGGACACTGTTCCTTCAGCAGACATGCCAATATATCCCTGCGTAAATggatgtaaggggtgcgtactggcggcagggaagtcaggcgcaggagagcaaaagcTGGGTTACAATGGAGCAGTTTAATACATAAAACCACTGGCAATCCAGAGCAAACaatcaatgggtacaaaacccgtcgcacaccagataaatgtgcacatgcacttacaataaacaattccggaaagggacatggggggaacagagggttaaatacacaacatgtaatgaggggattgaaaccaggtgtgggaagacaagacagaacaaatggaaaatgaaaagtggatcgatgatggctagaagaccggcgacgccgaccgccgaacgccgcccaaacaaggagaggaaccgacttcggcggaagtcgtgacaatggaTTGGGCTTTTCTACAATAAGAACATACAGTACATCTTCAAATTAAGGGATTAAAACATTCTGTGAGAATGagaactgtaaaaaaaaattaagataATATGAGCAAGCAAACTCAAATGACAAATTCTTGAAAAATGTTTGACTGATATATACATCACTAAAGGTATTTTCTACATAACAGACAGAACAATCAGCTGCGTcgtttcagagctggtcagaAGCCATAGGATGAGCCATGATGAAAGAAAACTTCAGAGATTTCTCCACATCCCTGCTTACAAGTGTATCCGCTAGCAGCTTGCTATGAGATGGAAGGAGAAGCACAGTGTTAGAGATTGAGAACATTCAGAGCAGGGAAGCAGCAGAGATAGTATTAAATGCCTAATACAGCACAAGAATGGAACCTTtcacattgtagaaaaataaaaGGTCTTCTTTAAAAGTCAAAACTCTAAGAATAGGTCCAGGTAGGAACCCTGCTTGAATTAAATCAAAGTAGGTTTGTTTCTATGTGTATTTATTTCAGCTCGTACACATTGTGTATTACAGGGGAGGGGGAGCTATGGATTGCACCTATAATAGAGAATTCACCTGCAGTTTTCAGACTCCTTATTGGTCCCAGTGGTGGTCAGTGCAGCCCTGTGATGCTGCTTGAGAGCCCACATGGTGAGCAGGTTCTCTCCATTTAGGCCTGATCCA
The DNA window shown above is from Salmo salar chromosome ssa13, Ssal_v3.1, whole genome shotgun sequence and carries:
- the LOC106568294 gene encoding translation initiation factor eIF-2B subunit alpha isoform X3 is translated as MRTDPDMASAVAAIRTLLEFLRRDKGETILGLRESLKWATDCLTGVDSSVAVSSGGELFLRFISLTSLEHQDLSRCKKVMEERGELFLEKISLSRTKVAKLCHTFIKDGAKILTHSSSRVVLRVLEKAAAEKKRFTVFVTESQPDTAGKQMADALRRLNVPVTVVLDAAVGYVLEKVDLVIVGAEGVVESGGIINKIGTYQMAVCSKAHNKPFYVVAESFKFVRLYPLNQQDVPDRFKYKADTLRTVSDLSEEHPMIDYTPPSLITLLFTDLGVLTPSAVSDELIKLYL
- the LOC106568294 gene encoding translation initiation factor eIF-2B subunit alpha isoform X1, with the translated sequence MNKEELVEYFRTQMRTDPDMASAVAAIRTLLEFLRRDKGETILGLRESLKWATDCLTGVDSSVAVSSGGELFLRFISLTSLEHQDLSRCKKVMEERGELFLEKISLSRTKVAKLCHTFIKDGAKILTHSSSRVVLRVLEKAAAEKKRFTVFVTESQPDTAGKQMADALRRLNVPVTVVLDAAVGYVLEKVDLVIVGAEGVVESGGIINKIGTYQMAVCSKAHNKPFYVVAESFKFVRLYPLNQQDVPDRFKYKADTLRTVSDLSEEHPMIDYTPPSLITLLFTDLGVLTPSAVSDELIKLYL
- the LOC106568294 gene encoding translation initiation factor eIF-2B subunit alpha isoform X2; translated protein: MMTELVEYFRTQMRTDPDMASAVAAIRTLLEFLRRDKGETILGLRESLKWATDCLTGVDSSVAVSSGGELFLRFISLTSLEHQDLSRCKKVMEERGELFLEKISLSRTKVAKLCHTFIKDGAKILTHSSSRVVLRVLEKAAAEKKRFTVFVTESQPDTAGKQMADALRRLNVPVTVVLDAAVGYVLEKVDLVIVGAEGVVESGGIINKIGTYQMAVCSKAHNKPFYVVAESFKFVRLYPLNQQDVPDRFKYKADTLRTVSDLSEEHPMIDYTPPSLITLLFTDLGVLTPSAVSDELIKLYL